The Thermoproteales archaeon genomic interval GCGGCTTACAAGGCCGCCGCTCTACCTCTAAGCTACCGGGGCAGTGTGCTATCTTTTTTATGTTTTATTTTGTGTTTTTAAGTTTTTCGATTTTAGGTTTGGTTTAGGTTACGCTATCTGAGTTTTTAGTATATTGAAATTTCTGTTTGCAATTTACAATATTGCTTTTAACTTATTTTAGGTTTAGAATGATTATTTCAATTTCTTGCTTGAATATTGCTAGCTAACATTTTTATACCGAATTTGATTATAACGCTGAGGGGAAGAAATAGTGTCGAACATCGAATATAAGGGATTGAGCCCTTCGCAGTTTTTTTGGAGAAATAAGGAAATAGCGGGATTTTCGAACCCGACTAGGGCACTCTATCAAACAGTTCGTGAACTCATAGAAAATTCTCTCGATGCGACAGAGACTTACGGCATTCTACCAGAGATAAGAATGTCTATAAAAATTGACGAGCAAGAACCGAATAAAATAATCATCAGAGCAGAAGATAATGGCATCGGCATTCCTCCGGACGAAGTTCCAAACGTTTTCGCTAGGGTTTTTTATGGATCCAAATACGTGTTAAGGCAAACTCGCGGCGTTTTCGGATTAGGCATCAAAATGGCAGTTCTTTACGCACAAATTACCACTGGTAAGCCAATATATGTTAAAAGTGCGACTCCGGATTCGCCAGCAATATACGAGTATGAGCTACTAATAGATATTGAAAGAAACCTACCAATTATACAAAGTTGCAAGGTATATAGAAAGTCTCGTAAATGGCATGGAACTGTAGTTGAGTTGGAAATCGAGGGTAATTGGGTAGCAGCTCGGAGAAAAATTGTGGAATATATTAAACGGACAGCGTTGATAGCTCCTTATGCAACGATAATTTTCGAGTCTCCCGATCAAAACCTAGTATTTGAAAGGGTAGCTAGGACTATGCCTCCACCACCTAGAACCGGCCGGCCGCATCCCAGGGGTGTAGACATTCAATTATTAAAATCTTTAAGAAATAGCGTAGCATCCAATACTACGCTTAAAGAATTTTTGATGACTATGTTTGAAGCTGTGGGCGAAAGAACTGCCGAAAAGTTCTGCAAATGGATAGGTTTCAAACCTATGCTTAAAGTTAGAAATTTACAAATTAAGGATCTCGAGTATTTAGCTCGTAAAATGAAAGAATTTAGCGGTTGGAGACGGCCCAGACCTTTCACTCTATCTCCGCTAGGAGAAGAACTTCTTAAGAAAGGGGTAAAGGAAATATTGAAACCTGAGTATGTTACTGCCGTCACCCGCAGCCCGTCTTCTTACGGAGGCAACCCCTTTATTGTAGAGGTTGCTATTGCCTTTGGAGGCGAAATACCTACAAGCGACTCAGTCCATCTCCTGAGATTTGCCAATAGAATACCATTATTATACGACGAAGGCGCGGATGTATCCTCAAAGATTATTAATAGCATAGACTGGAGCGTATATAAGGTAAAATTCCCAACGCAACTAGCAATCGTAGTTCACGTCTGCTCTACAAAACTTCCATTCAAAGGCGTCGGAAAGGAGGCAATAGCCGATATTCCCGAAATTGAAAAGGAGATTGAGATTGCTATAAGAGAGTCGGCACGAAGGTTAAGAGCGCATCTGTCTAAAGTTGAGCGCATGTATGAAATAAGGCGAAGAGAAGTCACCATACGAAAATATATAGATGAAGTTGCTAGAGCATTAGCTTACATAGTAAGAAAAGATGAGAAAATTATACAAGATAAGCTGTATCTAATGCTGAGGAGGGACATTGAAAAGAGGAAAGTTGGAAGAAAGGAGGTTGAGATATATGCCAGTGCTAAGTGATAAGGATGTTTTACGAAAACTAGAAACTTTTGGTAGGAGAATTTATTATCAGATAGAGAAAGGTATAGAGCCTCACATATATATTCCAGTTAGAACGCTCGCCAATACCGTATGGGATAAAGAGCGTAAAATGCTTATACTAGGTCCTAAAAAGGCTAGAAGAAACTTTTTCGATATTGGAGAAAGCAAGCGTTTTATGCAGACCCTCTTGATGCTATCTATTATTATTAAAGCGAGAAGAGAGGGAGATTACCCAACAATAAGAGATCTCTACTATACAGGCAAGCACACTATAGAATATATTGACGAAAAGGGAAGGAAAAGAGCAGAGGAAACTTGGAACAGCCAAAATGAG includes:
- a CDS encoding DNA topoisomerase VI subunit B; this encodes MEYKGLSPSQFFWRNKEIAGFSNPTRALYQTVRELIENSLDATETYGILPEIRMSIKIDEQEPNKIIIRAEDNGIGIPPDEVPNVFARVFYGSKYVLRQTRGVFGLGIKMAVLYAQITTGKPIYVKSATPDSPAIYEYELLIDIERNLPIIQSCKVYRKSRKWHGTVVELEIEGNWVAARRKIVEYIKRTALIAPYATIIFESPDQNLVFERVARTMPPPPRTGRPHPRGVDIQLLKSLRNSVASNTTLKEFLMTMFEAVGERTAEKFCKWIGFKPMLKVRNLQIKDLEYLARKMKEFSGWRRPRPFTLSPLGEELLKKGVKEILKPEYVTAVTRSPSSYGGNPFIVEVAIAFGGEIPTSDSVHLLRFANRIPLLYDEGADVSSKIINSIDWSVYKVKFPTQLAIVVHVCSTKLPFKGVGKEAIADIPEIEKEIEIAIRESARRLRAHLSKVERMYEIRRREVTIRKYIDEVARALAYIVRKDEKIIQDKLYLMLRRDIEKRKVGRKEVEIYASAK